A genomic segment from Tuwongella immobilis encodes:
- a CDS encoding DUF1559 family PulG-like putative transporter has product MNRRNGLTLIELLVVLAILALLIGLLLPSVQKVREAAARMHSMNNLKQINLGLQHYLTSHSGKIPAIFEQTAPFTAHSLWFTLMPYINNGTTYHVYQNDPDQLVKEFISPADPTVRRVSWKTYVRSDDYRGDCSYAANAQCFGFNVAIQQMTDGTSQTFSFGERYATCRDIAVYWGIHRGSIILSNDRSATFADNKIRYPDGSITGGQGDAYPMMKGTPPRLGCSHGAHTYQLAPRPSDCEYYLAQTPHPAGMLTAMFDGSVRTTAPNVSEFVFWATVTPAGGEILE; this is encoded by the coding sequence ATGAATCGGCGAAATGGACTCACCCTCATCGAGCTTCTCGTCGTCTTGGCGATCTTGGCCCTCTTGATTGGCCTGCTATTGCCATCCGTTCAGAAAGTGCGAGAAGCAGCCGCGCGAATGCACTCCATGAACAATCTCAAGCAAATCAACCTCGGTTTGCAGCATTATCTCACCTCACATTCTGGCAAAATCCCTGCGATCTTTGAACAAACTGCTCCATTTACCGCCCATTCCCTTTGGTTCACATTGATGCCGTATATTAACAATGGAACGACTTATCATGTCTATCAGAATGATCCGGATCAGCTGGTGAAAGAATTCATTAGCCCGGCCGATCCAACGGTGCGACGCGTTTCTTGGAAGACTTATGTCCGTTCCGATGACTATCGCGGTGATTGTTCCTACGCGGCGAATGCCCAATGTTTTGGCTTCAACGTCGCGATCCAACAGATGACCGATGGCACATCACAAACCTTTTCGTTCGGCGAACGATATGCCACCTGTCGAGACATCGCCGTATATTGGGGCATTCATCGAGGAAGCATCATTCTTTCAAACGATCGCAGTGCAACATTTGCAGATAACAAAATTCGTTATCCCGATGGTTCCATCACCGGTGGCCAGGGCGACGCCTATCCGATGATGAAAGGCACGCCTCCGCGACTTGGGTGCAGCCACGGCGCGCACACCTATCAACTGGCCCCAAGGCCGAGCGATTGCGAATATTACTTGGCCCAAACTCCGCACCCCGCCGGGATGCTCACGGCTATGTTTGATGGAAGTGTGCGAACTACCGCGCCCAACGTCTCGGAATTCGTCTTCTGGGCCACTGTCACTCCCGCCGGCGGCGAAATTTTGGAATAA
- a CDS encoding YciI family protein translates to MQYTILFYEPASEFAKRSDAAEQSAYWGAWSAYIAALHQSGVFVQGAGLMPPDLATTVSIRDDKRRVQDGPYADTKEQLGGFCVIDVPDLDAALSWAARSPNAPFGSTEVRPLLPPMNDSAQ, encoded by the coding sequence ATGCAATACACCATCCTGTTTTACGAACCGGCCAGCGAATTCGCCAAGCGGAGTGACGCGGCTGAACAGTCGGCATACTGGGGGGCTTGGTCGGCATACATTGCCGCGTTGCATCAATCCGGCGTCTTCGTGCAAGGGGCCGGGCTGATGCCGCCGGATTTGGCCACCACCGTGAGCATTCGCGATGACAAACGCCGAGTGCAAGATGGGCCATACGCCGATACCAAAGAACAACTTGGCGGCTTCTGCGTGATCGATGTCCCGGATCTGGACGCCGCCCTGAGTTGGGCCGCCCGCTCCCCCAATGCACCGTTCGGGAGCACTGAAGTTCGCCCGCTCCTGCCACCCATGAACGATTCTGCTCAGTAA
- a CDS encoding ubiquitin-like small modifier protein 1, producing the protein MPIKIEIPTPMREITAGASHVTVTGSTVKEALADLVRQYPAIEVKLFNDGKLRQYINIFLNDEDIRYLDDLDTQVKDGELVALIPAVSGG; encoded by the coding sequence ATGCCGATTAAAATTGAAATCCCCACCCCGATGCGCGAAATCACCGCGGGGGCCAGCCACGTCACCGTCACCGGCAGCACCGTCAAGGAAGCGCTGGCCGACCTGGTGCGGCAATACCCCGCCATCGAGGTGAAGCTGTTCAACGATGGCAAACTGCGCCAATACATCAATATCTTCCTGAACGACGAAGATATTCGCTATCTGGATGATCTGGATACGCAAGTCAAGGATGGCGAACTGGTTGCGCTGATTCCTGCCGTGTCTGGGGGCTGA
- a CDS encoding RNA polymerase sigma factor, with the protein MATSPTSDLEARRIAEQMARFSYGRLIAFVANRTHDLMAAEDALSEAFLAALESWPIHGIPRSPEAWLLTTARRRLIDLTRRAARLESLTSYLDESIPQRETPETTFLADERLQLLFTCSHPAIDPLARTPLLLQTVLGLDAERIASAFLVSPATMSQRLVRAKTKIRDTGISFELPEPDELPNRLESVLDAIYAAYGTGWDAIDGADPQSASLAEEAIWLGQTVVDLLPNQPESRGLLALMQFSHARRSARRDANGNYVPLDSQNCHQWDTAQIAAAEQHLFTASTANQPGRFQIEAAIQSAHIQRLQLGIPNWPAIVLLYEGLVRFSPTLGALVNRAAAIGKAYGPQAWWLAWQSIPPDSVRDYQPYWVTAAHWLHQLGQPDAALAAHKTALGLTQDPTLRRFLLQNPPHPTEPQSSM; encoded by the coding sequence ATGGCCACGTCACCAACCAGCGACCTGGAAGCGCGGCGAATCGCCGAGCAAATGGCTCGATTCTCCTACGGTCGTCTGATTGCGTTCGTCGCCAACCGCACGCATGATCTAATGGCCGCTGAGGATGCCCTCTCCGAGGCATTCTTGGCGGCCCTGGAATCCTGGCCCATCCACGGAATTCCCCGCTCTCCCGAAGCATGGTTGCTGACCACGGCACGCCGCCGATTGATCGATCTGACCCGTCGGGCCGCCCGATTGGAATCCCTCACGTCCTATCTGGATGAGTCGATTCCGCAGCGCGAAACCCCCGAAACGACATTCCTTGCCGATGAACGCTTGCAACTGCTGTTCACCTGCTCTCACCCCGCCATTGATCCCCTCGCTCGTACACCGCTGTTGTTGCAAACCGTCCTGGGATTGGATGCCGAGCGAATCGCCTCCGCGTTCCTCGTTAGCCCCGCGACCATGTCGCAACGACTCGTTCGAGCCAAAACGAAAATCCGCGACACGGGCATCTCCTTCGAATTGCCCGAACCCGACGAATTGCCCAATCGACTCGAATCGGTACTCGATGCCATCTATGCCGCGTATGGAACCGGCTGGGATGCCATCGACGGTGCCGACCCCCAGTCCGCAAGTCTCGCCGAGGAGGCAATCTGGCTGGGACAAACCGTCGTGGACCTGCTCCCCAATCAGCCTGAATCCCGCGGGCTGCTCGCACTCATGCAGTTCAGCCACGCTCGCCGATCCGCCCGCCGAGATGCCAACGGCAATTACGTTCCACTCGATTCGCAAAATTGTCACCAGTGGGACACCGCACAAATTGCCGCCGCCGAGCAGCATCTCTTCACCGCCAGCACCGCCAACCAACCCGGTCGCTTCCAAATCGAAGCCGCGATCCAATCCGCCCACATCCAACGACTCCAACTCGGAATCCCCAACTGGCCTGCCATCGTCCTCCTCTATGAAGGACTCGTCCGCTTCTCACCAACTCTCGGCGCACTGGTCAATCGCGCTGCTGCCATCGGCAAAGCCTACGGACCGCAAGCCTGGTGGCTCGCCTGGCAATCCATCCCCCCAGACTCCGTCCGCGATTATCAACCCTACTGGGTCACCGCCGCCCACTGGCTTCACCAACTCGGCCAACCCGATGCTGCCCTCGCCGCCCACAAAACCGCCCTCGGACTCACCCAAGACCCCACCCTCCGCCGCTTCCTCCTCCAAAACCCACCCCACCCAACCGAACCCCAGTCGTCAATGTGA
- a CDS encoding HlyD family secretion protein: MASEPIPDFAAETPRPWGVRLMWWLGVALFVAAGMGTRWLPHLSSTNAAVDPIPPTAALALPLDVVSIGYVDLENGVISLLPTQSGRVVRADVKAGQQVTAGQELLRVDDRLAQSRLQEAELALQGAVQTQTQAKLGPELHRLKQEQQTAARDAILGRLQAARETLKLKQELRSMNQIPAAELAVSEATVRELEQLLQVESSRSQELKLIDPLLKLRQANLEVELAEVRVKLAKQAVEECIVRAPKAGKILRKMVNVGDLTGPSSPQPAIIFSPNDQLIVRAEIEQEFIGRVQVGMPVSIQDDAGPNPHVWKGRVESLADWIARRRSLIFEPGMMNDVRTLECIVTIEPDSEPLRLGQRVRVKIHAQPPAGNRTPGIN, translated from the coding sequence ATGGCATCTGAACCGATTCCCGATTTTGCCGCCGAAACTCCCCGGCCTTGGGGCGTGCGGTTGATGTGGTGGCTGGGCGTGGCACTGTTTGTTGCCGCTGGGATGGGAACCCGATGGTTGCCGCATCTCTCCTCCACCAATGCCGCCGTCGATCCGATTCCGCCGACTGCTGCTCTCGCGTTGCCGTTGGATGTGGTCAGCATCGGCTATGTCGATCTGGAAAACGGCGTGATCTCGCTGCTGCCCACGCAGTCGGGCCGAGTCGTGCGAGCCGATGTCAAAGCAGGGCAACAGGTTACGGCAGGGCAAGAATTGCTGCGCGTCGATGACCGACTCGCGCAAAGCCGATTGCAAGAAGCCGAGCTTGCGCTCCAAGGGGCTGTCCAAACTCAGACACAAGCGAAACTCGGCCCCGAACTGCATCGATTGAAACAAGAGCAACAGACGGCCGCCCGTGATGCCATCTTGGGCCGGTTGCAAGCGGCCCGCGAGACGCTCAAGCTCAAACAAGAATTGCGGTCGATGAATCAGATTCCGGCCGCTGAGTTGGCCGTTTCCGAGGCGACCGTTCGTGAATTGGAACAACTGCTGCAAGTGGAATCGAGCCGCAGTCAGGAATTGAAGCTCATCGATCCGCTGTTGAAACTCCGCCAGGCGAACCTGGAAGTCGAATTGGCGGAAGTTCGCGTGAAGCTGGCGAAGCAAGCCGTGGAAGAGTGCATTGTGCGTGCCCCCAAGGCTGGCAAGATTTTGCGTAAAATGGTGAATGTGGGCGATTTGACTGGTCCGAGTTCGCCCCAGCCAGCGATTATCTTTAGCCCCAACGATCAGTTGATTGTGCGGGCAGAAATCGAGCAAGAATTTATTGGCCGCGTGCAAGTTGGGATGCCCGTCAGCATTCAAGATGATGCAGGGCCGAATCCGCATGTGTGGAAAGGCCGCGTGGAATCGCTGGCGGATTGGATTGCGCGTCGGCGGTCGCTGATTTTTGAACCGGGAATGATGAACGATGTGCGAACGTTGGAGTGCATCGTGACCATCGAACCGGATTCCGAACCGCTTCGCCTGGGGCAACGGGTTCGCGTGAAAATTCATGCTCAACCGCCTGCGGGGAATCGCACACCGGGAATCAATTGA
- a CDS encoding class I SAM-dependent methyltransferase, which translates to MMPVFQPTEWLRCPDHRDATLDWHASEFGWKCPICGHGYAITQRVADFLPPDSPLAGEFRERESDLWDAHASEYETERQRDPIYRACLEAAAVALDPQPGERILDAGCGTGMTLRQYAQAGMEIVPFDLSAASLRLCQERSPITIQLPVRGDLTQLPFASGTFDRTLCANAIQQLPSDSLRRQCIAELCRVTAPGGRVVISVHHFSVPKQRAGWQQENSRAGSPTGDVQYIYRYLADELIEQLTPFCEVESVVGAGLPLPYYWGLSPVSRRLEPLLRGTRYGRSHGHMLVATARKRADAASCAPQFQALAGLDRQPTERLSTSTKPIS; encoded by the coding sequence ATGATGCCTGTGTTTCAACCTACGGAATGGCTCCGTTGTCCGGACCATCGGGATGCCACACTCGATTGGCATGCCTCGGAATTCGGATGGAAGTGTCCGATTTGCGGCCATGGATACGCAATCACGCAACGGGTCGCCGATTTTCTCCCGCCCGATTCGCCGCTTGCCGGGGAATTCCGCGAGCGTGAATCCGATTTGTGGGACGCCCACGCCAGCGAATATGAGACGGAACGCCAGCGCGATCCGATCTATCGGGCCTGCCTGGAGGCGGCCGCTGTCGCTCTCGATCCGCAGCCCGGCGAGCGCATTTTGGATGCCGGCTGTGGCACGGGGATGACCCTGCGACAATATGCGCAAGCGGGCATGGAAATTGTCCCGTTCGATCTTTCCGCCGCATCGCTGCGATTGTGCCAAGAGCGGTCACCAATCACGATTCAACTGCCCGTTCGCGGTGATTTGACGCAATTGCCGTTCGCCTCGGGCACCTTCGATCGCACGCTCTGCGCCAACGCGATCCAGCAACTCCCCAGCGATTCGCTTCGTCGGCAGTGTATCGCCGAGTTGTGCCGCGTCACGGCTCCGGGTGGACGAGTCGTCATCAGCGTGCATCATTTTTCGGTGCCGAAACAGCGCGCGGGCTGGCAGCAAGAAAACTCGCGGGCAGGCAGTCCCACCGGCGATGTGCAATATATCTATCGCTATTTGGCCGATGAACTGATCGAACAGTTGACTCCGTTCTGCGAGGTGGAATCGGTGGTCGGGGCGGGTCTGCCGTTGCCCTATTACTGGGGGCTGTCGCCGGTCTCCCGTCGCTTGGAGCCGCTGCTTCGCGGCACCCGTTACGGCCGCAGTCACGGACATATGCTCGTGGCCACAGCGCGCAAACGAGCGGATGCTGCGAGTTGCGCGCCGCAGTTTCAGGCACTCGCTGGCCTGGACCGTCAGCCGACCGAGCGATTGTCGACATCGACGAAACCGATTTCCTGA
- a CDS encoding ABC transporter permease — MSYSLATIWYERNRFLPAILAVAFSAMLIVLQTGLLVSLLAMMSVPVDKAQADIWVGYPGVRSVDLGRPIPDRWISRVLAQPEVVRAEPMMIGFALWTRPIREEAPSPPEVCTIVGTRLDSESLGAVEAVRKNRDLLANLSEPGAVVVDRSEFHRLGIRQVGDQAEIFGHRVKVVGVVDGYKSLSGPYVFCSLETARPLLRIRPEDTTYLVARCQSPEQVPGVIEQLQTIPKMQAFSAPDFSMRSRMHWLTTTKAGLALGFTALLGLLVGAVVTSQTLYSATSASQREYATLRAMGIPRWRLKASVLAQSFWVGFAGLLLAIPITWLLTEIAQLLGTQIRLPAMIILAGSVITMAMALLSGLAALRSFSGVDPAHNIR, encoded by the coding sequence ATGAGTTATTCGCTCGCTACCATTTGGTACGAACGCAATCGCTTTCTCCCTGCCATTTTGGCGGTGGCGTTTAGTGCGATGCTGATCGTGCTGCAAACGGGCCTCCTCGTAAGTCTGCTGGCGATGATGTCGGTACCCGTGGATAAGGCTCAAGCGGATATTTGGGTGGGCTACCCCGGTGTCCGAAGCGTCGATTTGGGCCGCCCGATTCCCGATCGCTGGATTAGCCGCGTGCTTGCTCAGCCTGAAGTGGTGCGAGCTGAGCCGATGATGATCGGTTTCGCACTGTGGACCCGCCCGATTCGAGAAGAAGCCCCCAGTCCACCCGAAGTTTGCACGATTGTTGGGACGCGGCTCGATTCGGAGTCACTGGGAGCAGTGGAAGCGGTTCGCAAGAATCGGGATCTGCTCGCCAACCTTTCCGAACCGGGGGCGGTGGTCGTTGATCGCTCCGAATTCCATCGATTGGGCATTCGTCAGGTCGGCGATCAGGCCGAAATTTTCGGCCATCGTGTGAAAGTGGTCGGCGTGGTGGACGGCTACAAGAGCCTGAGTGGTCCGTATGTGTTTTGCTCGTTGGAAACCGCCCGTCCGTTGCTGCGAATTCGCCCGGAAGACACCACCTATTTAGTGGCACGTTGCCAATCGCCGGAGCAGGTGCCCGGTGTGATCGAGCAATTGCAAACGATCCCCAAGATGCAAGCATTCTCGGCACCCGATTTCTCGATGCGCTCCCGAATGCACTGGCTCACCACAACGAAAGCCGGTCTGGCGCTTGGGTTTACGGCATTGCTCGGGCTGCTCGTTGGGGCAGTGGTTACCAGTCAGACCTTATATTCGGCAACATCGGCATCACAGCGTGAATATGCGACCTTGCGAGCGATGGGGATTCCCCGCTGGCGTTTGAAAGCATCGGTACTCGCCCAATCATTCTGGGTCGGATTTGCTGGGCTGTTGCTCGCGATTCCGATTACTTGGCTGCTAACCGAGATTGCCCAATTGTTGGGAACCCAAATTCGCTTACCAGCGATGATTATTCTCGCAGGCTCGGTGATTACCATGGCGATGGCACTTCTGTCAGGATTGGCAGCGTTGCGTTCATTCAGCGGTGTGGATCCCGCGCACAACATCCGATGA
- a CDS encoding sugar phosphate isomerase/epimerase family protein yields MTHTNRRQFLAAGAAIAGAAVVSPLAALADSPKKPIIRIAVKYGMIGGSGSVREKFDLVKKIGYEGVEIDSPSGLNLKEAVAASQATGVKIHGVVDSVHWGKPLSSPDAAVRAEGLKALLGAIRDAKVVGADTVLLVPGVVNKDATYEQCYERSQVEVRKAIPLAEELGVKIAIETVWNNFITKPEQLIQYVDDLKSPAVGAYFDCSNMLKYGVPAETWIRKLGKRLFKFDFKAYNTDKAKSENNEWAGFKVEIGDGSENWPEILTALGELGYDGWATSEVGGGGEARLTDIYKRMAKVLGKA; encoded by the coding sequence ATGACTCACACCAATCGTCGTCAGTTTCTTGCCGCCGGTGCCGCGATTGCCGGCGCAGCGGTCGTCTCGCCGTTGGCTGCGCTCGCCGATTCGCCCAAAAAGCCGATCATTCGCATTGCCGTAAAGTATGGCATGATCGGTGGTTCGGGCAGCGTTCGTGAAAAATTTGATCTGGTCAAAAAGATCGGCTACGAAGGCGTCGAAATCGATAGCCCCAGCGGGTTGAATCTCAAGGAAGCGGTGGCCGCCTCGCAAGCGACGGGCGTGAAGATTCACGGCGTCGTCGATAGCGTTCACTGGGGCAAGCCGCTCAGCTCGCCGGATGCTGCCGTGCGTGCCGAAGGGCTGAAGGCGCTGCTCGGTGCCATCCGCGATGCCAAAGTCGTGGGTGCAGATACCGTGTTGCTGGTGCCCGGCGTCGTGAACAAAGACGCCACCTACGAGCAGTGCTACGAGCGGTCGCAAGTTGAAGTCCGCAAAGCGATTCCGCTCGCTGAAGAACTCGGCGTGAAAATCGCAATCGAAACGGTTTGGAATAACTTCATCACCAAGCCGGAACAATTGATTCAGTATGTGGACGATCTCAAGTCGCCCGCTGTGGGAGCATACTTCGATTGTAGCAATATGCTGAAGTATGGAGTTCCGGCGGAAACCTGGATCCGTAAACTCGGCAAGCGCTTGTTCAAGTTCGATTTCAAAGCCTACAACACCGACAAGGCCAAGAGCGAAAACAACGAGTGGGCCGGCTTCAAGGTCGAGATTGGTGACGGCAGCGAAAACTGGCCGGAAATCCTCACTGCCTTGGGTGAACTCGGCTACGACGGTTGGGCCACGAGCGAAGTCGGCGGCGGCGGCGAAGCCCGTCTCACCGACATCTACAAGCGCATGGCCAAGGTGCTTGGCAAAGCGTGA
- a CDS encoding aminotransferase class V-fold PLP-dependent enzyme encodes MTIYLDNAATSFPKPESVYRAMDQFARTSLANPGRSGHKMALASEHALDNARHRLNQHFHGKGPDRFIFTLNGTDALNLAIKGLLNPGDHVITSELEHNSVSRPLRGLEKAGVISLTKVTADDTGTISPDDVRDAITPKTRLIALTHASNVLGTVQPIEEIGKIAREHNIVFLVDAAQTAGVLPIDVQALHIDLLAFPGHKSLMGPTGTGALYVAPGITLRPWREGGTGGDSVSEVNPTEMPFHLEGGTPNVVGLVGLTAGIDYVEQRGLHTIHQHEVDLVERLWKALDQIPAIQVFGHRNHAKRVGTLSFRSELLPANELGGVLDEAFTIAIRPGLHCAPFVHRGQGSFPEGTIRVSPGAFNTEADIDTLAQALTEIHS; translated from the coding sequence ATGACGATTTACTTGGATAACGCCGCCACCAGTTTCCCCAAACCGGAGAGTGTCTACCGGGCGATGGACCAATTCGCCCGGACCAGCCTCGCCAACCCCGGACGCTCGGGGCACAAAATGGCATTGGCGTCCGAACATGCGTTGGATAACGCCCGGCACCGCCTCAACCAGCACTTTCACGGCAAAGGCCCCGATCGGTTTATCTTCACGCTCAACGGGACCGATGCCCTGAATCTCGCCATCAAAGGGCTGCTCAACCCCGGCGATCATGTCATCACCAGCGAATTGGAGCATAACTCCGTCAGCCGCCCCCTGCGCGGCCTCGAAAAAGCGGGTGTCATTTCGCTCACCAAAGTCACCGCCGATGACACCGGCACCATCTCGCCCGATGATGTCCGCGACGCCATCACCCCCAAAACTCGACTGATCGCGCTCACCCACGCCAGCAACGTCCTGGGCACCGTTCAGCCGATCGAAGAAATCGGGAAAATCGCCCGCGAACACAACATTGTCTTCCTCGTCGATGCTGCCCAAACTGCCGGCGTGCTCCCCATCGATGTGCAAGCACTCCACATCGACCTACTCGCCTTCCCCGGACATAAATCGCTCATGGGCCCCACCGGCACCGGTGCGCTCTACGTCGCCCCCGGAATCACGCTCCGCCCCTGGCGCGAAGGCGGCACCGGCGGCGATTCCGTCAGCGAAGTCAACCCCACCGAAATGCCCTTCCACCTCGAAGGCGGAACCCCCAACGTCGTCGGTCTCGTTGGACTCACCGCCGGCATCGACTACGTCGAACAACGCGGACTCCACACCATCCACCAACACGAAGTCGATCTCGTCGAACGACTCTGGAAAGCACTCGACCAAATCCCCGCCATCCAAGTCTTCGGACACCGCAACCACGCCAAACGCGTCGGTACCCTCAGCTTCCGAAGCGAACTCCTTCCCGCCAACGAACTCGGCGGCGTCCTCGACGAAGCCTTCACCATCGCCATCCGGCCCGGACTCCATTGCGCCCCCTTCGTCCATCGCGGCCAAGGCTCCTTCCCCGAAGGCACCATCCGAGTCAGCCCCGGCGCATTCAATACCGAAGCCGATATCGATACCCTCGCCCAAGCCCTCACCGAAATCCATAGCTAA
- a CDS encoding ABC transporter ATP-binding protein, which translates to MPSRLFQWFRRPPARRLTSVSPLETSSVLPMPVRTVRRLGPMDMLRNPETPALECESLVRGFGEGETRTLALRSVSLRVYPGQLNLLMGPSGSGKSTLLAVISGLLRPDGGTVRALGHDIWRLSEQQMELFRRRHCSYIFQGYNLFPALTARQQLEVVLRWGENSTRKEARRRAEMVLSRLGLSRKMTLRPMQLSGGEKQRVAIGRALVKKPDFLFADEPTSALDWENGQQVIQLLRQAAEEDGTTVMVVTHDERLLPYSNTIFHLADGQLTDSHCDSHGHSHPTPSHRNDGAGHRSIFRQNLIDPT; encoded by the coding sequence ATGCCATCCCGTCTATTTCAATGGTTCCGCCGCCCCCCTGCGCGTCGGCTCACGTCCGTTAGTCCGTTGGAGACTTCCAGCGTTCTGCCCATGCCGGTCCGCACCGTTCGACGCTTGGGACCCATGGACATGCTGCGAAATCCCGAGACGCCCGCGCTGGAATGCGAATCGCTCGTTCGGGGCTTTGGAGAAGGGGAAACCCGCACTCTGGCGTTGCGTTCGGTGTCGCTCCGCGTCTATCCCGGCCAATTGAACTTGCTCATGGGCCCCTCTGGTAGCGGCAAATCGACCCTACTCGCCGTCATCTCGGGACTCTTGCGACCCGATGGGGGCACCGTTCGGGCACTGGGACACGATATTTGGCGATTGTCGGAACAACAGATGGAGCTGTTCCGTCGTCGGCATTGCAGCTACATCTTCCAAGGGTACAATTTGTTCCCTGCGTTGACCGCCCGACAACAACTCGAAGTCGTGCTCCGCTGGGGCGAAAATTCGACCCGCAAAGAAGCCCGCCGCCGCGCGGAAATGGTCCTCAGCCGACTCGGGCTAAGCCGCAAGATGACCCTTCGCCCGATGCAACTCTCCGGCGGCGAAAAGCAACGGGTCGCCATTGGTCGGGCCTTGGTCAAGAAGCCCGATTTCCTCTTCGCCGATGAGCCGACCAGCGCGCTGGACTGGGAAAACGGCCAACAAGTCATTCAATTGTTGCGACAAGCGGCCGAGGAAGATGGCACCACGGTCATGGTGGTCACGCACGATGAGCGGTTGCTGCCATACTCCAATACGATTTTTCATTTGGCAGATGGTCAGTTGACCGATTCTCATTGCGATTCCCATGGCCATTCGCACCCGACTCCCTCGCATCGAAATGATGGGGCAGGGCATCGGTCGATCTTTCGCCAGAATCTGATCGATCCGACCTAA
- a CDS encoding ThiF family adenylyltransferase — translation MSSDVSPLDRYSRQMRVPGIGKTGQERILNSRVTLCGVGALGTVLANTLVRAGVGHIRIIDRDFIEPSNLQRQVLFDESDVAANLPKAEAAANKLRLINSNVKIESVVADIDRTNIEELCKDADLILDGTDNFEVRYLINDVAVKLNKPWVYGGAVGTAGMTMTILPHETPCLRCVFEASPGPGEVGTCETAGVLGPAVAVIASMQAAEAIKILAGKRDAINRELFQIDLWDNTSRRVKIARLLGKVDCPCCQRKQFQWLDGQFGAQTTSLCGRNAVQVSHRNNQKLDFAALAAQLSTSGTVSHNRFLLKFDVDEYQFTVFPDGRAIIKGTDDVEKARVLYAKYIGY, via the coding sequence ATGAGCAGCGATGTTTCTCCGCTGGACCGCTACAGCCGACAAATGCGAGTCCCCGGTATCGGCAAAACCGGCCAGGAGCGTATCCTCAATAGCCGAGTCACCCTCTGCGGCGTTGGTGCGTTAGGCACCGTGCTTGCCAACACCCTGGTTCGCGCCGGTGTCGGCCACATCCGCATCATCGACCGCGACTTCATCGAGCCCAGCAACTTGCAACGCCAAGTGCTGTTCGACGAATCCGATGTCGCCGCCAACCTGCCCAAAGCCGAAGCCGCCGCCAACAAGCTGCGACTCATCAACAGCAACGTCAAAATCGAATCGGTCGTCGCCGATATTGATCGCACCAATATCGAAGAATTATGCAAAGACGCCGATCTGATTCTCGACGGAACGGACAACTTCGAAGTCCGTTACCTCATCAACGACGTCGCGGTCAAACTGAATAAGCCGTGGGTCTACGGCGGCGCGGTCGGCACGGCAGGCATGACAATGACGATTCTGCCTCACGAAACGCCGTGCCTGCGCTGCGTGTTCGAGGCATCCCCCGGCCCCGGCGAAGTCGGCACCTGCGAAACCGCCGGCGTGCTGGGACCTGCCGTGGCGGTGATCGCCAGCATGCAAGCCGCCGAGGCGATCAAGATCCTCGCCGGCAAACGCGACGCCATCAACCGGGAATTGTTCCAAATCGATCTGTGGGACAACACCTCGCGTCGCGTCAAAATTGCTCGTTTGCTGGGCAAAGTCGATTGTCCCTGCTGCCAACGGAAGCAATTCCAATGGCTGGATGGCCAATTCGGTGCCCAAACCACGAGCCTGTGCGGTCGAAACGCCGTGCAAGTCTCCCATCGAAACAATCAGAAGCTCGATTTCGCTGCATTGGCTGCCCAGCTTTCGACATCCGGCACCGTGTCGCACAATCGCTTCTTGCTCAAATTCGATGTGGATGAATACCAATTTACCGTCTTCCCCGATGGTCGCGCGATCATCAAAGGAACCGACGATGTCGAAAAAGCTCGCGTGCTGTACGCCAAATATATTGGCTACTAA